From Mytilus edulis chromosome 9, xbMytEdul2.2, whole genome shotgun sequence, the proteins below share one genomic window:
- the LOC139488049 gene encoding uncharacterized protein, protein MRDLLVLLLFISTCHARLLELELEDFQGVGRSIVTRENASDGKVVHLLYDNIIRYEMCVHSPLEMNISNIFFSNDVDNKGDEISVYMDERLVGSFRTNQTQYLSLSKWNNFYPSGAIGESFRLDYGRHMLTIRVTQADDFGVELDNIQFEIGDAIITNKNLACDVYCFDDIKFETPSAAADIDGFKIKKFNKASVCAEEENVKVAFYHDTASNFQIKATRPKYATCSNSRQADFRDCKLASPAWKFNDVQLSSGTPVVHKTHRASLAVDKSETSARVAVTFDMSGFSITRGQGERQTAGKLFVMLGKLDTTEAAFAKVSYLGKTGRLEHGTEFTFDHEFPSNVWEIEDNFWGDNNGNKIIIEITTVDNTFNGVYVKEIRLEKRDMEVRPFMLYNDGIFLFEGLHRDPWWLKQTAMKVNMIEGGASGKVFDDVANLRLYMKKPYDDGYSQIFVIHDDGHSRVQPVTPHGMDWTPFGSSLVIGPTSPNVQRPFVSIKSIDLVPSKLKMTIRYHDESSLVLKVVASPTETIVKIRKYKTTKDRKQNALLTFLSTWVENGYSYVDHMSVDGAVGNGIMKDFVGGDTKLGTRANFYRKCLSRLNTQSPDIEITVQGVSGDED, encoded by the coding sequence ATGCGAGATCTATTGGTTTTGTTACTGTTCATATCTACATGTCATGCCAGATTGCTTGAACTAGAATTGGAAGACTTCCAAGGTGTTGGTCGATCTATCGTGACAAGAGAAAATGCTTCAGATGGTAAAGTCGTCCATCTTTTATACGATAATATAATCCGGTATGAAATGTGCGTTCATTCTCCTCTTGAAATGAATATATCTAATATTTTCTTTTCCAACGATGTCGATAATAAAGGTGACGAAATAAGCGTTTACATGGATGAAAGACTTGTTGGTTCGTTTAGAACAAACCAAACACAGTATTTAAGTCTTTCAAAATGGAATAATTTCTACCCTAGCGGAGCAATTGGCGAATCTTTTCGTTTAGACTATGGTCGTCATATGCTAACAATCCGAGTCACGCAAGCTGATGACTTTGGTGTTGAGTTGGACAATATCCAGTTCGAAATTGGAGATGCTatcattacaaataaaaatctgGCATGTGATGTATACTGTTTTGATGATATCAAGTTTGAAACTCCCAGTGCTGCTGCCGATATTGACGggtttaaaataaagaaatttaataAAGCGAGTGTGTGTGCAGAGGAAGAGAATGTAAAAGTAGCTTTCTACCATGACACAGCAtccaattttcaaataaaagcAACAAGACCAAAATATGCAACGTGTTCAAATAGCAGACAGGCTGATTTTAGGGACTGTAAACTTGCAAGTCCTGCATGGAAATTTAATGACGTGCAACTTAGTTCCGGTACGCCAGTAGTACATAAAACACATCGTGCGTCCCTGGCTGTTGATAAATCTGAAACAAGTGCAAGAGTTGCAGTAACATTTGACATGTCTGGATTTTCCATAACCCGCGGACAGGGGGAAAGACAAACTGCCGGAAAGTTGTTTGTTATGCTTGGTAAATTGGACACAACAGAGGCAGCATTTGCCAAAGTTTCATACTTGGGGAAAACAGGACGATTAGAACACGGCACTGAATTCACATTTGACCATGAATTTCCTTCAAACGTTTGGGAAATTGAAGATAACTTCTGGGGCGATAATAATGgtaataaaataatcatagaaATTACTACTGTTGACAATACTTTCAACGGAGTATATGTTAAGGAAATAAGATTAGAAAAACGAGACATGGAAGTTCGTCCATTCATGCTCTATAATGACGGAATATTTTTGTTCGAAGGTTTACACAGAGATCCGTGGTGGTTAAAGCAAACAGCAATGAAAGTCAATATGATAGAAGGAGGAGCTTCCGGTAAAGTTTTCGATGACGTAGCTAATCTCCGTTTGTACATGAAAAAACCTTATGATGATGGTTATTCCCAAATTTTCGTCATCCATGATGATGGTCACAGTCGTGTACAGCCAGTAACCCCACACGGCATGGACTGGACACCGTTTGGTTCTTCACTTGTAATTGGCCCAACTAGTCCTAACGTACAGCGTCCATTTGTATCCATAAAATCTATTGATTTAGTACCGAGCAAGTTAAAAATGACGATAAGGTATCATGACGAATCGTCCCTTGTACTGAAAGTGGTAGCGTCGCCAACAGAAACAATCGTTAAAATCCGCAAGTATAAAACAACAAAAGATCGTAAACAAAATGCCCTCCTCACATTTTTGTCAACTTGGGTCGAAAATGGATACTCTTATGTTGATCACATGTCTGTAGATGGTGCCGTTGGAAATGGTATAATGAAAGATTTTGTTGGTGGTGACACAAAGCTTGGAACAAGAGCCAATTTCTACAGAAAATGTCTTTCACGGTTGAATACACAGAGTCCTGATATTGAAATCACTGTCCAAGGTGTCTCTGGTGATGAAGATTAA
- the LOC139488063 gene encoding acidic mammalian chitinase-like isoform X2 — protein MVSTQDSRAEFISSAIQYLRKYNFDGLDIDWEYPANRGGQPQDKVNFGLLVKEIKEAFDAESQTSGLVCLLLTAAVAAGKYTVDTAYDIPTMAQYMDFINIMSYDLHGSWQSTTGHNSPLFPKSDEYGDQRYLNIDYVAKYWNSSGVPKEKLIIGLATYGRTFTLSGSQTGIGAAASGPGIKGQYTREAGVMSYYEICALQESGKGQTVYDSEQMVPYYTDGSLWVGFDDEVSLAIKIEWLVSEGYGGAMVWALPLDDFRQTCSKSNRKFPLLNTIKDRLIIAENGGTLTTPALPTGMFTAVSTTSGPTKQGGSSSTTQRGSGSTTQGGTGSGFQCSDKISGLYADPEDCSKFYNCERGVAFHMNCPTNLLYNSNRKYCDYPSNVVCIIQTDTSTEAISTFPPTSSSVSPIVTSSFYTSTISSDSTTSSSFPSTSSIQKSPSTSSLAPSPSISSTQSSTVTSTSISQTSSQDTMSSSMTPGTSTTPTVDLSPTAFCASKSIGYYPVPADCSKYYRCYPGGAVQGSCQQGLYWNTNINICDWPRNVDCSRQTVTSAKSTMSTTQEPSSTSTINSSTITTTTKPPTSIIMSSITSLDLTSTTQTVSVSRTSVSTPVTTSSISTITTPKSTTESPSIFPTQTTIRHTSTTSQPLVTTTSHQTVPLDFCVRKALGNYPHPQDCLKYITCVGTTKYIRSCPPPLWWNTETGNCDWKKNVDCDE, from the exons ATGGTCAGCACCCAAGATTCAAGGGCAGAATTTATTAGTTCAGCCATACAATACCTGAGAAAATATAATTTCGATGGATTAGATATAGACTGGGAGTATCCGGCAAACAGAGGTGGTCAACCGCAAGACAAAGTCAACTTTGGATTACTAGTTAAG GAAATTAAAGAAGCTTTCGATGCAGAGTCACAAACCTCTGGATTAGTCTGTCTCCTTCTGACTGCTGCTGTGGCTGCGGGAAAATACACAGTCGATACCGCCTATGATATCCCCACAATGGCACA gtACATGGATTTTATCAACATTATGTCTTATGACCTTCATGGATCCTGGCAATCTACTACGGGACATAACAGTCCTTTATTTCCTAAGTCTGATGAGTACGGCGATCAGAGATACTTAAACATT GATTACGTAGCAAAGTACTGGAATTCATCAGGTGTACCGAAAGAAAAATTAATTATTGGTTTAGCTACGTATGGGCGAACATTCACATTATCTGGTAGTCAGACAGGTATCGGAGCGGCGGCTAGCGGGCCTGGTATAAAAGGGCAATATACCAGAGAAGCTGGTGTCATGTCGTATTATGAG ATATGTGCTCTTCAAGAAAGTGGTAAAGGCCAGACAGTGTACGACAGTGAACAGATGGTTCCATATTATACTGACGGTTCATTGTGGGTTGGTTTCGACGACGAAGTTAGTCTTGCAATTAAA ATTGAATGGTTGGTGTCAGAGGGATATGGTGGTGCCATGGTGTGGGCTCTACCTCTTGATGATTTCAGGCAGACATGTTCTAAAAGTAATCGTAAATTCCCTCTTCTAAATACAATTAAGGATCGACTTATTATTGCGGAGAATGGTGGGACGCTTACAACTCCTGCACTCCCAACTGGAATGTTTACTGCAGTGTCGACAACATCAGGTCCAACGAAACAGGGAGGGTCTAGTTCAACAACGCAGAGAGGATCTGGTTCAACGACACAGGGAGGAACAGGTTCAG gCTTCCAATGCTCAGACAAAATCAGTGGACTCTATGCTGATCCAGAAGATTGTTCCAAATTTTATAATTGTGAAAGAGGAGTAGCTTTCCACATGAACTGTCCAACCAATTTACTGTATAACTCAAATAGAAAATACTGTGATTATCCCAGTAACGTAGTCTGTATCATACAAACCGATACATCAACTGAGGCAATATCGACATTTCCTCCAACTTCATCGTCTGTTTCACCAATAGTTACGTCCAGCTTTTATACATCGACGATTTCGTCTGATTCAACAACTTCGTCATCATTTCCATCGACGTCTAGTATTCAAAAATCGCCTTCGACTAGTTCATTAGCTCCATCTCCATCCATTTCATCAACCCAAAGTTCAACGGTCACTTCCACATCCATATCTCAAACCTCAAGTCAAGATACAATGTCTTCATCAATGACGCCTGGTACTTCAACAACCCCAACAGTCGATCTATCTCCTACAG CATTCTGTGCGTCTAAATCTATCGGTTATTATCCAGTTCCTGCTGATTGTAGCAAGTATTATCGCTGTTACCCCGGAGGCGCAGTACAAGGATCATGCCAACAAGGACTTTATTGGAATACTAACATCAACATATGTGATTGGCCAAGAAATGTTGATTGTAGTAGACAGACGGTAACGTCTGCAAAAAGTACAATGTCAACAACACAGGAGCCTTCGTCCACAAGTACCATCAACTCTtcaacaataacaacaacaaccaaACCTCCAACAAGTATCATCATGTCTTCAATAACATCATTAGATTTAACTTCTACTACACAAACTGTATCAGTATCACGTACAAGTGTGAGTACGCCTGTCACAACATCCAGTATCAGTACTATTACAACTCCGAAATCAACTACTGAATCTCCATCAATATTTCCAACGCAGACGACAATACGACATACTTCGACAACGTCACAACCATTAGTTACAACGACGTCACATCAAACAGTACCTTTAG atttctgtGTTAGAAAGGCTCTTGGGAATTATCCACATCCACaagattgtttaaaatatataacatgtgtAGGGACTACAAAATATATACGTAGCTGTCCTCCGCCATTGTGGTGGAATACTGAAACAGGGAATTGtgattggaaaaaaaatgttgattgcgACGAATAG
- the LOC139488063 gene encoding acidic mammalian chitinase-like isoform X1 produces the protein MSIPRLVFVLVSLSYYIAESTEYKRVCYYTNWSQYRLGNGKFLPSDIDPSLCTHIIYAFGKLNGNLVQKLEYNDYELYSQLNDLKRQNPSLKTLLALGGWTAGSVVYSQMVSTQDSRAEFISSAIQYLRKYNFDGLDIDWEYPANRGGQPQDKVNFGLLVKEIKEAFDAESQTSGLVCLLLTAAVAAGKYTVDTAYDIPTMAQYMDFINIMSYDLHGSWQSTTGHNSPLFPKSDEYGDQRYLNIDYVAKYWNSSGVPKEKLIIGLATYGRTFTLSGSQTGIGAAASGPGIKGQYTREAGVMSYYEICALQESGKGQTVYDSEQMVPYYTDGSLWVGFDDEVSLAIKIEWLVSEGYGGAMVWALPLDDFRQTCSKSNRKFPLLNTIKDRLIIAENGGTLTTPALPTGMFTAVSTTSGPTKQGGSSSTTQRGSGSTTQGGTGSGFQCSDKISGLYADPEDCSKFYNCERGVAFHMNCPTNLLYNSNRKYCDYPSNVVCIIQTDTSTEAISTFPPTSSSVSPIVTSSFYTSTISSDSTTSSSFPSTSSIQKSPSTSSLAPSPSISSTQSSTVTSTSISQTSSQDTMSSSMTPGTSTTPTVDLSPTAFCASKSIGYYPVPADCSKYYRCYPGGAVQGSCQQGLYWNTNINICDWPRNVDCSRQTVTSAKSTMSTTQEPSSTSTINSSTITTTTKPPTSIIMSSITSLDLTSTTQTVSVSRTSVSTPVTTSSISTITTPKSTTESPSIFPTQTTIRHTSTTSQPLVTTTSHQTVPLDFCVRKALGNYPHPQDCLKYITCVGTTKYIRSCPPPLWWNTETGNCDWKKNVDCDE, from the exons ATGAGCATTCCGAGACTAGTATTCGTTCTGGTATCTTTATCATATTACATAGCAG aatCCACAGAATACAAGAGAGTATGTTACTACACTAATTGGTCGCAGTACAGACTTGGCAACGGGAAGTTCCTCCCCAGCGATATAGATCCTTCCTTGTGTACACATATTATCTATGCATTTGGCAAACTCAATGGCAACTTGGTACAGAAACTAGAGTACAATGACTATGAACT GTATTCTCAGCTAAATGATTTGAAACGACAAAATCCATCATTAAAAACATTACTAGCCCTAGGTGGATGGACCGCTGGCAGTGTAGTGTATTCTCAGATGGTCAGCACCCAAGATTCAAGGGCAGAATTTATTAGTTCAGCCATACAATACCTGAGAAAATATAATTTCGATGGATTAGATATAGACTGGGAGTATCCGGCAAACAGAGGTGGTCAACCGCAAGACAAAGTCAACTTTGGATTACTAGTTAAG GAAATTAAAGAAGCTTTCGATGCAGAGTCACAAACCTCTGGATTAGTCTGTCTCCTTCTGACTGCTGCTGTGGCTGCGGGAAAATACACAGTCGATACCGCCTATGATATCCCCACAATGGCACA gtACATGGATTTTATCAACATTATGTCTTATGACCTTCATGGATCCTGGCAATCTACTACGGGACATAACAGTCCTTTATTTCCTAAGTCTGATGAGTACGGCGATCAGAGATACTTAAACATT GATTACGTAGCAAAGTACTGGAATTCATCAGGTGTACCGAAAGAAAAATTAATTATTGGTTTAGCTACGTATGGGCGAACATTCACATTATCTGGTAGTCAGACAGGTATCGGAGCGGCGGCTAGCGGGCCTGGTATAAAAGGGCAATATACCAGAGAAGCTGGTGTCATGTCGTATTATGAG ATATGTGCTCTTCAAGAAAGTGGTAAAGGCCAGACAGTGTACGACAGTGAACAGATGGTTCCATATTATACTGACGGTTCATTGTGGGTTGGTTTCGACGACGAAGTTAGTCTTGCAATTAAA ATTGAATGGTTGGTGTCAGAGGGATATGGTGGTGCCATGGTGTGGGCTCTACCTCTTGATGATTTCAGGCAGACATGTTCTAAAAGTAATCGTAAATTCCCTCTTCTAAATACAATTAAGGATCGACTTATTATTGCGGAGAATGGTGGGACGCTTACAACTCCTGCACTCCCAACTGGAATGTTTACTGCAGTGTCGACAACATCAGGTCCAACGAAACAGGGAGGGTCTAGTTCAACAACGCAGAGAGGATCTGGTTCAACGACACAGGGAGGAACAGGTTCAG gCTTCCAATGCTCAGACAAAATCAGTGGACTCTATGCTGATCCAGAAGATTGTTCCAAATTTTATAATTGTGAAAGAGGAGTAGCTTTCCACATGAACTGTCCAACCAATTTACTGTATAACTCAAATAGAAAATACTGTGATTATCCCAGTAACGTAGTCTGTATCATACAAACCGATACATCAACTGAGGCAATATCGACATTTCCTCCAACTTCATCGTCTGTTTCACCAATAGTTACGTCCAGCTTTTATACATCGACGATTTCGTCTGATTCAACAACTTCGTCATCATTTCCATCGACGTCTAGTATTCAAAAATCGCCTTCGACTAGTTCATTAGCTCCATCTCCATCCATTTCATCAACCCAAAGTTCAACGGTCACTTCCACATCCATATCTCAAACCTCAAGTCAAGATACAATGTCTTCATCAATGACGCCTGGTACTTCAACAACCCCAACAGTCGATCTATCTCCTACAG CATTCTGTGCGTCTAAATCTATCGGTTATTATCCAGTTCCTGCTGATTGTAGCAAGTATTATCGCTGTTACCCCGGAGGCGCAGTACAAGGATCATGCCAACAAGGACTTTATTGGAATACTAACATCAACATATGTGATTGGCCAAGAAATGTTGATTGTAGTAGACAGACGGTAACGTCTGCAAAAAGTACAATGTCAACAACACAGGAGCCTTCGTCCACAAGTACCATCAACTCTtcaacaataacaacaacaaccaaACCTCCAACAAGTATCATCATGTCTTCAATAACATCATTAGATTTAACTTCTACTACACAAACTGTATCAGTATCACGTACAAGTGTGAGTACGCCTGTCACAACATCCAGTATCAGTACTATTACAACTCCGAAATCAACTACTGAATCTCCATCAATATTTCCAACGCAGACGACAATACGACATACTTCGACAACGTCACAACCATTAGTTACAACGACGTCACATCAAACAGTACCTTTAG atttctgtGTTAGAAAGGCTCTTGGGAATTATCCACATCCACaagattgtttaaaatatataacatgtgtAGGGACTACAAAATATATACGTAGCTGTCCTCCGCCATTGTGGTGGAATACTGAAACAGGGAATTGtgattggaaaaaaaatgttgattgcgACGAATAG